In Coriobacteriia bacterium, the sequence CGAGGAGATCCGCCAACGCGTCTGGGACTTCTGGCTCACGATCGTCACCGTCGCGGTGCTTGCGGCGCTTGGCGTGCAGTCGTTCATCGGCACCGGCTACGTGTGGTGGGCCCAGCGCGCCATCCCCGAGTGGGAGGCCGGCCCCGGCTACGCAGCCTATGTTGAGCTGATGAATCTCATCGCGGCGCCGCTCGTACTGGTGCTCGTGCTCGTCATGGGACTGTGCGTCCCGAAGCGGCTGTTCTCGCGCCGCGCGCTGATCCTGGTTTCCGGTGCGATGGTCGCAGCCGGCATGATCGCGTGGGCCGTAACCGGGAAGCTCGAGACCGGGCTTGCGATCTACCTGTCGCTGGCCGCGATCATCCAGGTCGCGGTCGTCGTCCTGACCGTCGCCGGCGTGCGCGGGCCCTCGTACCTCACCGAGGGCCGCCTGACCAAGACCGGCAGCGGACTGCTGCATCTGGGATTCGTGCTGTTCGGCATCGTGGTCGTCGCGTTGCAGCGCTCGAGCTGGATGATGCCGGTGTTCTCGGCGGCGGCGATCTTCTCGCTCGTGGGCACCGTGCTGGCCTTCTACGCGAGCCGACTCGCATGGCATCGCTCGACTCCGCGCGAGGAGACGGCGTTTGAGTGGAGCGACGAGCCGGACTACCCCGAGAGCCCCAAGTCGGTGAGCGAGAACCCGGACTCGAACGGGTCGATGTAGCGCACGCCCTCGAGCTCGGCTGCGATCACATCCTCGGTCACGACCAGGCTCACTCCCCCGATACGCGCGGTCGCCCAGATCTGCGCATCCCAGTACGAGACGGAGTAGCGGCGCCAGCAGCGCAGGGTTTCGCGCATGACGCGCTCGTCAAGTGGAAGCACCTCGAAGCTGTAGAGCACCCGGTCGATGACGGCAGCGACCTGCTCGACTGAGAGCGGTGCGCGCAGCCGGCGCGAGGCGCTCACAAACTCGGCCACGACCTGCGGGCTGAGCACGCCGGCTCCCCACGATCCCACGTGATCGAGCACCGCCCTCGCGCGGGCGGACTTCTCCGGCTCGGAGCGGTCGACCGCGTGGGCGAACACGCTCGTATCGAGAAGGACCCTAGCGGTCATAGAGGTCCTCACGGCGCCATGAGCGCTCGGTGGTGCCGTCAACCGGCCCGAGCGCCTGGATCTCGTCGATCGCCGAGAGCAAACGCCGGTGTCCCTCGTCACGCGTGCGGTGGACGCCGTCCTCGAGGTAGCGGTCGACGGCGATGCGCACGAGCTGCGCCTGCGACACGCCGAGCAACGCCGCACGCTGGGCGAGCCTGCGGTCGGTCGCCTCATCGAGGTAGAGCTGCTTGCGCACCATCCGAGCCATCGTCGCCCCGCAGTCTGTAGAGCGAACCGCGTCCGTTCGCGTCGCGCCATACGATGTATATGACTATACATCACCTTTCGGAGACGCAGAATCAAGGTTGCGTACGTGGAGTGGATCGCGGGTCTTCGCGCGGCTACTGCGCCCTACGCGTCGCGAATCATGCTGGTGACGAGCTCGGTGGCGCGCTCGACGACCTCGGGCTCGATCTCGCTGCTGGTGTCGGTCTTCCAGTGCCAGTTGACCGGCAGCCCCTTGGAGTCGAACGCCATGATCGTCATCGCCTTGTAGCCACGGGCGAGCGCTGGCGTCGCGTCGGTCGAAAGCCCCTTGTAGACGCGCGGCTTGACGAGGATCTCCTGCTCGCGCGAGACGCGGCGGGCAAGGCCCACGAGCCGGGCGCTCGCGCGGTAGCGGCGGATCATGCCCTCGGCGGTGACCCAGGAGAGCTGGCCCGCGCCGACGTTGTCGATGTTGATGATGAGCGCGTCGCGCACTTCCTCGCCGTACTGCGCGAGGAACGCCTGCATACCAACGGTGCCGACTTCCTCGGCTCCGGTCGCGACGAACCAGACTTCCTTCTCGAAGAGGTCGCGGTCGACCATCTCGGTGACCCTGCGGCGGATACGCGCGGCCTCGTTCGCCGCGAACTCGACGTCCTCGATGGGATCGTCACCGGCCCAGCCGCCCTTCCAGCCAAACCCGTCGGTGTCGTCGTCACCCTCGCCCTCGGCGCCGAAGTTGTCCCACGATCCGATGTCCTTGCCGGCTTTGCGCGCGTCGAACTCGTCATCGACGCCGAGCCAGCCCTTCACATCGGGCTCGTCCTTCTTCTTGCGCCCGAACGACAATCCGCTGAACAGGCCGCGCTTCGGTGGCTGCTCGGGAGTGGGATCCATCGTGCGGGGCGGCTCGGCCATGCCGAGCGTGCCCGTCGCGCCAAGGCCCTCGGCAGCGTCGTCGGCCCAGTCGCTGTCGAGCGAGCGGGTGGGCGCAGAGGAACGGCTGGGTGGTGTGGGAGCGGGTGAACCCACGGCGCCGAACTCGATCGTCTCGAACTCGGGCAGGCGCGCGCGCGCTCGCGCCGGCGGAGCCGATGGCGCAGAAGGTATCTGGGAGCCGGAGTCGGCCCAGTCGAAGTCGTCAGGCAGGAGCGACTCGGAGCTGCCACTCGAGTAGCTGAGCGCTGCGCCCTCAGGCACCACGCCGGCTTCGCGCGCGACATCCTCGGAGTGGCGCGTCGCCGTGAACTGCGAGGTCACGAATCGCGAGGAGTCCGGCTCGGGAACGATGTTGTGAAACACGCCGAGCATCGCCGCAACGCCCGAGGCGTTGTCGCCGGCGCCGGCCACGAAGGGCATCGCGAGCTCGCGGTGGATGTTGATGAGCATCGGGATGACCAGGTAGGCCGAGGCGGCGACCGCCGCGTACCAGATGTAGGTCTTCACGGCGGTGGGAATCGGCAGGGGAAGCGCGGCGATGAGGAGCAGCATCGGTACTAGGAACGTGCAGGTCTTCATCAGCGTGAACGTCACGCCGAACTGCCCGACCATCCCGGGCGAGAATGCGAGCGAGGAACGGGCGCTGTCGTAGTGCGCCACGACGATGACCTTCTTGAGCTTCTCGTTACGACGCGCCTTTGGCACGTGCCGAGCGATGACGTTCTGGCTGGGACCCTTGGGCAGGATGCTGGAGATGCCCCAGCGGGTGTCGAGGTCGAGGAACATCATCACCGCGGAAAGCGCAGAGAGAGCGACCGCCGCCGGCATCAGCTTCCCGCCGAGCAGCCACGCGCCCGCACACACCGCCGAGACGATCGTGAGCAGGTGGTAGATGACGTACGCCCACGAGTAGGTGCGCGGCGCATCGAACTCCTGGATCTCGGGTTCGACTCCACGCGCGACGAATACCGACTCCACGTATGCCGCAGCGCGGTGCTCGGCGTCGGTGGTGGCCGGACGCGGCCCGATCTCATCGGCGAGTGCGGTAAGGTGCTGCATCATCTCGGCCATCGTGGACCTCCGGCACGGGTACCATGTGTGGTGCGCGGCGCATCGGCACCGTCTGCTACATGGTAGCGCAGCCAAGGGCGCGCTGGCGGCTGGGTTCGGGACAACGAGGGAGGTCTTGGGTGAGCCGATTCGGAGACATCCTGCACGGTTCGGTCGTCGACGCCGATGAGGTCGCGCGCGTTCGCGACATCATCATGTTCGAGGAGCCCGGCCTGCGCGAACGGCTCGTGCGTTTTGCGGTGCTGCTCGTGCTCGCTTCGGCGATCGCCACGTTCGGGTTGATCTCGGACTCGGTGGCGACCGTGATCGGCGCGATGATCGTCGCTCCGCTCATGCTGCCGATCATGGGGCTCGCGTTCGCCATCAGCATCGGCGACCGCAAAGCGGTGCTGAGCTCCATCGCCGTCGGCTTCGGCGGCATCGCCACCGCGATCCTCGTGGGCTGGCTGCTTTCGATGCCGTGGTCCGGCTTCAATCCCGAGGTGAACGGCCAGATCATGGCACGCACCGCACCACGCCTCATCGACCTCTGTGCCGCTATCGCAACCGGGCTGGCCGGCGCATTCGCTATGAGTCGACGTGATGTCTCC encodes:
- a CDS encoding PIN domain-containing protein; its protein translation is MTARVLLDTSVFAHAVDRSEPEKSARARAVLDHVGSWGAGVLSPQVVAEFVSASRRLRAPLSVEQVAAVIDRVLYSFEVLPLDERVMRETLRCWRRYSVSYWDAQIWATARIGGVSLVVTEDVIAAELEGVRYIDPFESGFSLTDLGLSG
- a CDS encoding Zn-dependent exopeptidase M28, translated to MAEMMQHLTALADEIGPRPATTDAEHRAAAYVESVFVARGVEPEIQEFDAPRTYSWAYVIYHLLTIVSAVCAGAWLLGGKLMPAAVALSALSAVMMFLDLDTRWGISSILPKGPSQNVIARHVPKARRNEKLKKVIVVAHYDSARSSLAFSPGMVGQFGVTFTLMKTCTFLVPMLLLIAALPLPIPTAVKTYIWYAAVAASAYLVIPMLINIHRELAMPFVAGAGDNASGVAAMLGVFHNIVPEPDSSRFVTSQFTATRHSEDVAREAGVVPEGAALSYSSGSSESLLPDDFDWADSGSQIPSAPSAPPARARARLPEFETIEFGAVGSPAPTPPSRSSAPTRSLDSDWADDAAEGLGATGTLGMAEPPRTMDPTPEQPPKRGLFSGLSFGRKKKDEPDVKGWLGVDDEFDARKAGKDIGSWDNFGAEGEGDDDTDGFGWKGGWAGDDPIEDVEFAANEAARIRRRVTEMVDRDLFEKEVWFVATGAEEVGTVGMQAFLAQYGEEVRDALIINIDNVGAGQLSWVTAEGMIRRYRASARLVGLARRVSREQEILVKPRVYKGLSTDATPALARGYKAMTIMAFDSKGLPVNWHWKTDTSSEIEPEVVERATELVTSMIRDA
- a CDS encoding ribbon-helix-helix protein, CopG family, encoding MARMVRKQLYLDEATDRRLAQRAALLGVSQAQLVRIAVDRYLEDGVHRTRDEGHRRLLSAIDEIQALGPVDGTTERSWRREDLYDR